From a region of the Sphingopyxis sp. YR583 genome:
- a CDS encoding M16 family metallopeptidase codes for MVMVLISETRICRYLPRKAILAAENLRLEYLLDFDGFSWVLFMKFFKVALLYFIALIFFGVTVSVAAQDGIDRETARSLQTGTLANGLAYYIQRKGPSSDKISISLIVRVGAAHGVPHELEAAHVIEHIVVAKLRDVDTKGSISERVSRMGGTPGRDYGAGAGFQFTSYTVKVPAGDPAALTAGIEILTDWASSMKLEDDEIDRERKVVAEEARLAAPSFHSNLGVRHHNWYPRDALYHWEIPLRGTVSAGPETVRALHGRYYVPGNMAVVIVGAIDPNIVFGEISSRLGPLPAREVPAPLGTTVSDITGGRYIDVSHPDQSSTRVEVTYKFRRTKRGQVQRARETAVLRIANHLLPDAMAGLTQRYAAPTIELLADVEPGNFAGASGVDIYSFKARVRSERTAAGLAEIFHLISTIHREDFDDKSIKKAKTAALYRLKDDDDIGETHNRWVDHFLFGASDASVADIRAAIESMTPAEFNQAFRQILDPTHRDIFVFHSPKNSAFVPDKKAVDELIAQADRVKPLPLSIPKLRLPVFEPLNSSPAVFRDPKSEADGFMRWTLPKSGATLLFKRTIASHVEAALLRPGGASRFPVDKMEQVLAVGDVVKASGFAGLNQFEAQNFLQSNGIMFDLSATADREELKIGGPADKWNLILKIARAQFVQARCSREGYGEVMSRIARNIDEPDTAFLPRTKFEQAVAKVLANPILGLSEQELDFRRICGFHREIFSDTESMTIVITGNLQPGDVYQSVADRLDIPASVRVNVPSVRKLPDTEASRTTVYDGKDAAIVRLTIQRSDLDPASDHAGELAVKIVRERLEARIRVAEKASYSVSAFFMRSAKPDRASFNIEFNCDPRNVERLIEAVKDELLSLRKRGVTQEEFAGVLKLPPRRANNTAIAERWLVRGSVQGANPPNYRDILAWVERFTDLSRLAEIVQLPIAANSATPTSDQSSGL; via the coding sequence TTCAAAGTAGCGTTGTTGTATTTTATCGCTCTCATATTTTTTGGTGTTACTGTGAGTGTGGCCGCGCAGGATGGAATCGATCGAGAAACTGCGAGAAGTTTGCAAACTGGTACCCTCGCGAATGGGTTAGCCTACTACATCCAGCGCAAGGGGCCCTCCTCGGACAAGATCAGCATTTCGCTCATTGTCCGGGTAGGGGCGGCGCACGGCGTGCCTCATGAACTGGAAGCAGCTCATGTCATTGAGCATATCGTAGTGGCAAAGCTAAGAGATGTTGACACCAAAGGTTCAATTTCTGAGCGCGTTTCGCGGATGGGTGGAACTCCTGGCCGCGACTATGGAGCGGGCGCCGGTTTCCAATTTACGAGCTACACTGTCAAGGTCCCTGCGGGAGATCCTGCGGCCCTAACAGCGGGAATTGAAATACTTACTGATTGGGCTTCCTCAATGAAGCTAGAGGATGATGAGATTGATCGCGAGCGTAAGGTGGTGGCTGAGGAGGCACGACTTGCGGCGCCATCTTTTCACTCGAACTTAGGGGTTCGACACCACAATTGGTATCCGCGAGACGCGCTTTACCATTGGGAGATACCGTTGCGGGGAACGGTCAGCGCGGGCCCTGAAACTGTCAGGGCACTACACGGCCGCTATTACGTTCCCGGCAATATGGCTGTCGTAATCGTGGGCGCGATTGACCCAAACATCGTGTTCGGGGAAATTTCCTCGCGCCTCGGCCCGCTTCCAGCCCGAGAGGTGCCTGCCCCACTGGGAACCACGGTCTCTGATATTACAGGGGGCAGATATATTGATGTTTCCCACCCTGACCAAAGTTCCACCCGCGTCGAGGTGACTTACAAATTTAGGCGAACGAAGCGGGGTCAAGTTCAACGAGCGAGGGAGACAGCGGTCCTGCGGATTGCCAACCATCTGCTGCCCGATGCAATGGCCGGCCTTACGCAACGATATGCAGCCCCGACAATTGAGCTTTTAGCAGACGTAGAGCCGGGAAATTTTGCGGGAGCAAGTGGAGTCGATATATATAGCTTTAAAGCGCGCGTACGTTCTGAGCGCACCGCGGCAGGACTGGCCGAGATTTTCCACCTCATATCTACAATACATCGCGAAGATTTCGACGATAAGTCTATCAAAAAAGCTAAAACTGCGGCGCTTTATAGGTTGAAAGACGACGATGATATTGGGGAGACTCACAACCGTTGGGTAGATCATTTCCTCTTTGGAGCGTCCGATGCGTCGGTAGCGGATATCCGAGCGGCAATCGAGTCGATGACGCCTGCTGAATTCAATCAGGCGTTCCGGCAAATTCTTGATCCAACTCACCGCGACATTTTCGTTTTCCATTCGCCAAAAAATTCGGCATTTGTTCCCGATAAGAAGGCCGTGGACGAGTTAATAGCGCAGGCCGACCGCGTAAAGCCGTTGCCGCTCTCGATTCCGAAATTGAGGCTTCCAGTATTTGAGCCGCTAAATTCTTCACCCGCCGTTTTTCGAGACCCCAAGTCAGAAGCGGATGGCTTCATGCGCTGGACATTGCCAAAGTCTGGCGCAACTTTGCTCTTCAAGCGGACAATTGCGTCCCACGTAGAGGCGGCTCTGCTGCGGCCTGGAGGCGCTTCGCGGTTCCCGGTCGATAAGATGGAACAGGTGCTGGCGGTCGGTGATGTGGTGAAGGCGTCAGGCTTCGCGGGATTAAACCAGTTTGAAGCCCAGAACTTTCTTCAATCTAATGGAATCATGTTTGATCTGTCAGCTACAGCTGATCGTGAAGAACTGAAAATTGGCGGACCCGCCGACAAATGGAATTTAATCTTAAAAATTGCGCGAGCGCAGTTCGTTCAGGCGCGCTGTAGCAGGGAAGGTTATGGGGAAGTGATGTCGCGGATTGCTCGTAACATTGACGAGCCGGACACTGCGTTTCTCCCTCGGACCAAGTTCGAACAGGCAGTGGCAAAGGTGTTAGCTAATCCGATACTTGGGCTCAGCGAACAGGAGCTCGACTTCAGGAGGATTTGCGGCTTTCATCGCGAAATTTTCAGCGATACTGAATCCATGACGATCGTGATAACCGGAAACCTCCAGCCGGGTGACGTTTACCAATCGGTTGCTGATAGGCTCGACATTCCTGCATCGGTTCGAGTCAATGTTCCGAGCGTGCGAAAGCTGCCAGACACGGAAGCCAGCCGGACCACGGTCTATGACGGCAAAGACGCTGCGATTGTACGATTAACAATTCAGCGTAGCGACCTTGATCCTGCATCTGATCATGCCGGAGAATTAGCCGTTAAGATCGTTCGCGAGCGTCTCGAGGCAAGAATAAGGGTTGCAGAAAAGGCTTCATACTCCGTGTCGGCTTTTTTCATGCGCTCAGCGAAGCCTGATCGGGCGAGTTTCAACATAGAATTCAATTGTGATCCTAGAAATGTGGAACGGCTCATTGAGGCTGTGAAGGACGAACTGCTAAGTTTGCGGAAACGTGGTGTTACGCAAGAGGAGTTCGCTGGAGTTTTGAAATTGCCACCTCGTCGAGCAAATAATACTGCCATTGCGGAGCGATGGCTTGTTAGGGGCTCAGTACAAGGCGCTAACCCTCCGAATTACAGAGATATCCTAGCTTGGGTGGAACGGTTCACCGACCTTTCCCGCCTCGCCGAGATTGTCCAACTTCCGATTGCGGCCAATTCGGCGACCCCGACGAGCGACCAAAGTTCTGGTTTATAG